The following are encoded together in the Arthrobacter sp. Y-9 genome:
- a CDS encoding glycoside hydrolase family 32 protein, protein MTETLHPLALVPEDELVARAESDPLRPRFHFASPAGWLNDPNGVSQWNGEYHLFYQYNPEGAFHHRIQWGHATSTDLVHWNDRPVALVPGDGPDDPDRDGCWSGVLVDDGGTPTLVYSGRHGERELPCVALGSPDLLSWTKDPRNPVIAAPPAGVDVTAFRDHCVWKENGRWRQLVGSGIRGHGGTAFLYESADLRHWELLGPLLVGSAADGASGDADWTGTMWECVDLFSAGSGAAGDPEARDVLVFSAWDDGVTHHPLYWTGRYAHDSFLPEALHRLDYGGRHFYAPQSFRDDAGRRIMFGWLQEARSDRAAVEAGWAGVLSVPRLLLPAADGSLDFAPVPELEALRRDHRTVEPRVLVGPERPGDLATVVLPVEGVQLDLELDAELAPGSELRLGVLAVRAAGRAVEETAVSVSRDADGNGILSLDRSLSSMDTASGLDRSGLAGPVPLPSGRVRLRVLVDRSAIEVFANGKPLTARVHPTLGGGQVTLGAMSGTVRLLSFDAWTMADSTPDGRTLRP, encoded by the coding sequence CAACGGCGTCAGCCAGTGGAACGGGGAGTACCACCTCTTCTACCAGTACAACCCAGAGGGGGCCTTCCACCACCGGATCCAGTGGGGCCACGCCACCTCGACCGACCTGGTCCACTGGAACGACCGCCCCGTGGCCCTGGTCCCCGGGGACGGACCTGACGATCCGGACCGGGACGGCTGCTGGTCGGGGGTGCTGGTCGACGACGGCGGCACGCCCACCCTGGTCTACTCCGGCCGGCACGGCGAGCGCGAGCTTCCCTGCGTGGCGCTCGGGAGCCCGGACCTCCTCAGCTGGACGAAGGACCCGCGCAATCCCGTGATCGCCGCCCCGCCCGCAGGGGTGGACGTGACCGCATTCCGGGACCATTGCGTCTGGAAGGAGAACGGACGCTGGCGCCAGCTCGTCGGTTCCGGGATCCGTGGCCATGGAGGGACGGCGTTCCTGTACGAGTCCGCGGATTTGCGGCACTGGGAGCTCCTTGGCCCGCTGCTGGTGGGGTCCGCGGCGGACGGCGCCTCCGGGGACGCCGACTGGACCGGCACGATGTGGGAGTGCGTGGACCTGTTCAGCGCGGGGAGCGGGGCCGCCGGCGACCCGGAGGCCCGGGACGTCCTGGTGTTCTCCGCCTGGGACGACGGAGTCACGCACCACCCGCTCTACTGGACCGGACGGTATGCGCACGACTCGTTCCTCCCGGAGGCACTCCACCGGCTCGACTACGGCGGGCGCCACTTCTACGCCCCGCAGTCCTTTCGGGACGACGCCGGCCGCCGGATCATGTTCGGCTGGCTCCAGGAAGCACGGAGCGATCGGGCCGCGGTGGAGGCGGGCTGGGCGGGTGTCTTGAGCGTGCCCCGCCTGCTCCTGCCCGCTGCCGACGGGTCCCTCGACTTCGCACCGGTCCCGGAGCTGGAGGCGCTGCGCCGGGACCACCGGACTGTGGAGCCGCGGGTCCTGGTGGGGCCGGAGCGTCCCGGGGATCTCGCCACCGTCGTGCTGCCCGTGGAGGGGGTCCAGCTGGACCTGGAACTCGACGCCGAACTGGCCCCCGGCTCCGAGCTGCGCCTGGGGGTGCTGGCGGTCCGTGCCGCGGGCCGGGCGGTGGAGGAGACGGCCGTCTCGGTGTCCCGGGACGCCGACGGAAACGGCATCCTGTCCCTGGACCGGAGCCTGAGCAGCATGGACACCGCCTCCGGGCTGGACCGCTCCGGGCTCGCCGGACCCGTCCCGCTGCCGTCCGGCCGGGTCCGGCTGCGCGTCCTCGTCGACCGTTCCGCCATCGAGGTGTTCGCCAACGGCAAGCCCCTGACGGCCCGGGTCCACCCGACGCTCGGCGGGGGCCAGGTCACCCTCGGCGCCATGAGCGGGACCGTCCGTCTCCTGTCCTTCGACGCCTGGACCATGGCGGACAGCACCCCGGACGGCCGCACGCTCCGTCCGTGA